Proteins encoded together in one Sceloporus undulatus isolate JIND9_A2432 ecotype Alabama chromosome 4, SceUnd_v1.1, whole genome shotgun sequence window:
- the LOC121929089 gene encoding leukocyte elastase inhibitor-like translates to MSLQALEKGQRQTSWRTEGRTEAELLNQKELKKKAKKEGCHALAGSRQRRGSRTSWAPKGNAEHILNQKVKRGGCHELQALEKGEAERPGRREGELSQNILNQKKFIYSALKVYDTDVEGADFHNAPEEVRRIINLWAKVQTHGKIKDLFPKDSFDCLAQLLQVNALYFSGKWQVKFDKELTVEAPFYPHYAAKNDSQTVQLMNRKGVYNTAIFDIGDTEVQVLEIPYNDNELSLVVLLPTDCSPEALEQLEDSLTHEHLLDWSSHLKPAEVDVFIPKFNSERSIYLNEYLDLHDLSDPEKADFSQATATEGVTLTQLVHDVFFEINEEGGEEVEAPQPRNRRPRQEALKFVADHPFLYFVYHNCTQSFVVFGKFAEPE, encoded by the exons ATGAGCCTGCAGGCCCTAGAAAAAGGACAGAGGCAGACGTCATGGCGCACCGAGGGGAGAACTGAGGCAGAACTCCTGAATCAAAAGGAGCTGAAGAAGAAGGCGAAGAAGGAGGGCTGCCATGCGCTGGCAGGGTCTCGACAAAGGCGAGGCAGCAGAACGTCCTGGGCGCCCAAGGGGAATGCGGAGCACATCCTGAATCAGAAGGTGAAGAGGGGAGGCTGTCATGAGCTGCAGGCCCTAGAAAAGGGCGAGGCAGAACGTCCTGGGCGCCGAGAGGGAGAACTGAGTCAGAACATCCTGAATCAGAAG AAATTCATTTATAGTGCTCTGAAAGTGTATGATACAGATGTGGAGGGAGCAGATTTCCACAATGCTCCAGAGGAAGTGCGGAGAATCATAAACCTTTGGGCTAAGGTCCAGACACATG GTAAAATCAAGGATCTCTTCCCCAAGGACAGCTTTGATTGTCTTGCCCAGTTGCTGCAAGTGAATGCTCTCTACTTCAGCGGAAAATGGCAAGTGAAATTTGACAAAGAGCTTACAGTAGAAGCTCCATTCTATCCACATTATGCAGCTAAG AATGACTCCCAGACTGTGCAGCTGATGAACAGAAAAGGTGTTTACAACACAGCCATTTTTGATATTGGGGACACAGAAGTGCAGGTGCTTGAAATCCCCTACAATGACAATGAACTAAGCTTGGTTGTACTGCTCCCAACAGACTGCAGCCCAGAAGCTCTTGAACAG CTGGAAGATTCTCTGACACATGAGCATCTGCTTGACTGGTCTTCTCATCTGAAGCCTGCAGAAGTGGATGTCTTCATTCCCAAATTCAACTCAGAGAGGAGCATATATCTCAATGAATACCTGGATCTGCACGATCTTTCTGATCCTGAAAAGGCTGATTTCTCTCAAGCAACAGCCACAGAAGGAGTGACCCTAACTCAGctagtccatgatgttttctttgAGATCAATGAAGAAGGTGGTGAAGAAGTGGAGGCCCCACAGCCCCGGAATAGGCGCCCACGTCAGGAGGCCCTGAAGTTTGTGGCTGACCATCCCTTCCTATATTTTGTCTACCACAACTGCACCCAGAGCTTTGTTGTCTTTGGCAAGTTTGCTGAACCAGAATAA